A single genomic interval of Adhaeribacter pallidiroseus harbors:
- a CDS encoding FeoA family protein, whose translation MQKSEKSVRDLKIGESGTICCLSDPEMSLKLLEMGCIPGTPVKLNSKAPLGDPITIIVNDYTLSLRLDEAATIKLK comes from the coding sequence GTGCAGAAAAGCGAAAAAAGTGTCCGGGATTTAAAAATTGGGGAAAGCGGTACTATTTGCTGCCTCAGCGATCCGGAAATGTCCTTGAAGCTTCTCGAAATGGGTTGCATACCCGGTACGCCGGTAAAACTAAACAGCAAAGCTCCGCTCGGTGATCCTATTACCATCATTGTAAACGATTATACCCTTTCTTTACGTTTAGACGAAGCAGCCACCATCAAGCTAAAATAG